A single window of Streptomyces xanthii DNA harbors:
- a CDS encoding NAD(P)H-dependent oxidoreductase subunit E, whose translation MGTAGTGDALRELTARHAARGGRLADALERARETTTQGPQTWAPQVAEASGLPRAAGLGPATYFADLAGPRGERHIRVCTATACFAARGGRHLAEVEEALGVTAGQADADGRTSLQAVHCLGYCYAGPAALDGTRPRAGPDLADQLAGRAQPRAPGLPARDTTGAPVLLAGIVNGDRAWEVWREALTGLCPDDVLGETVASGLRGRGGAGFPVGAKWSTVADRPDAVVVVNGDEGDPGSYADRLLMEQDPRRVLAGLALACFACRARHGIVLVRSEYPEATARMRRAVEEAVAAGDLAGSAEEPGPRPYVEIVAGAGSYVAGEETALIARLEGGRGVARARPPYPTDRGLWDAPTVVNNVETLAAVPWIVRHGGAAHARRGTPDETGTKLVCLSERFARPGAYEVELGTSVEEIVMRFGGGLKDGRDLVALQIGGPLGGFLAGDALDVPLTSRALADRGAALGHAGCVAFDADTDPRALLRHVWEFAADESCGACAPCRIGTRRGLELAQNSGETPGESYERLARLMSEASLCAFGRRVPEAVRSLTRAYGDVLAGWER comes from the coding sequence ATGGGTACCGCGGGCACCGGCGACGCGCTCCGTGAACTGACCGCACGGCATGCGGCGCGGGGCGGCCGACTTGCGGACGCGCTGGAGCGAGCACGGGAGACCACGACTCAGGGTCCGCAGACGTGGGCGCCCCAGGTCGCCGAGGCGAGCGGACTGCCTCGTGCCGCGGGACTGGGACCTGCCACCTACTTCGCCGACCTCGCCGGCCCGCGCGGTGAGCGGCACATCCGCGTGTGCACCGCGACCGCGTGTTTCGCCGCCCGTGGCGGACGGCACCTGGCCGAGGTGGAGGAGGCGCTCGGCGTCACGGCCGGACAGGCCGACGCCGACGGACGGACCTCGCTGCAGGCGGTGCACTGCCTCGGCTACTGCTACGCGGGCCCCGCCGCGCTCGACGGCACCCGCCCCCGCGCCGGCCCCGACCTGGCCGACCAGCTGGCCGGCCGGGCACAGCCGCGCGCCCCCGGCCTTCCGGCCCGTGACACCACCGGGGCACCGGTCCTGCTCGCCGGGATCGTGAACGGGGACCGCGCCTGGGAGGTGTGGCGGGAAGCCCTGACCGGGCTCTGCCCTGACGACGTGCTCGGCGAGACCGTCGCCTCCGGACTGCGGGGACGGGGCGGCGCCGGCTTCCCCGTGGGTGCCAAATGGTCCACTGTGGCAGACCGCCCGGACGCGGTCGTCGTGGTGAACGGCGACGAGGGTGACCCCGGCTCCTACGCGGACCGGCTGCTGATGGAACAGGACCCGCGGCGCGTCCTCGCCGGACTCGCGCTGGCCTGCTTCGCCTGCCGGGCCCGGCACGGCATCGTGCTGGTCCGCTCCGAGTACCCGGAGGCGACCGCCAGGATGCGACGGGCGGTCGAGGAGGCGGTGGCGGCCGGAGACCTCGCCGGGTCGGCCGAGGAGCCCGGACCGCGTCCGTACGTCGAGATCGTCGCGGGGGCGGGATCGTACGTGGCCGGCGAGGAGACGGCGCTCATCGCCCGCCTGGAGGGCGGACGCGGTGTCGCCCGCGCCCGACCGCCGTACCCCACCGACCGGGGCCTGTGGGACGCGCCCACCGTGGTGAACAACGTGGAGACACTCGCCGCGGTGCCCTGGATCGTCCGGCACGGCGGCGCGGCACACGCGCGGCGCGGCACACCGGACGAGACCGGCACGAAACTGGTCTGCCTGTCCGAGCGGTTCGCGCGGCCCGGTGCGTACGAGGTCGAACTCGGCACTTCCGTGGAGGAGATCGTGATGCGGTTCGGCGGCGGGCTCAAGGACGGCCGTGATCTCGTGGCCCTGCAGATCGGCGGCCCCCTGGGTGGATTCCTCGCGGGGGACGCCCTCGACGTCCCGCTCACCTCGCGGGCGCTCGCCGACCGGGGCGCCGCCCTCGGCCACGCGGGCTGCGTCGCCTTCGACGCGGACACCGACCCACGGGCTCTGCTGCGCCACGTGTGGGAATTCGCCGCCGACGAGAGCTGCGGCGCCTGCGCGCCGTGCCGGATCGGAACACGGCGGGGCCTGGAGCTCGCGCAGAACAGTGGCGAGACGCCGGGGGAGTCGTACGAGCGGCTCGCGCGCCTGATGAGTGAGGCGAGCCTGTGCGCCTTCGGCCGCCGGGTGCCCGAGGCCGTACGCAGTCTCACCCGCGCCTACGGCGACGTACTGGCGGGGTGGGAGCGGTGA
- a CDS encoding dsRBD fold-containing protein — MSHTTEWTARVHLFEEDRSTTARVDLDTGTTRLTERGTARCNPVDTDVPEIGDELAAARALEKLAGRLKGIAYQDMKAAGNDRAPGTEAEDGWPDMGR, encoded by the coding sequence ATGTCGCACACCACCGAATGGACCGCCCGCGTCCATCTCTTCGAGGAGGACCGCTCCACGACGGCGCGGGTCGACCTCGACACCGGCACCACGCGTCTCACGGAGCGCGGCACCGCGCGCTGCAACCCGGTCGACACCGATGTCCCCGAGATCGGCGACGAGCTCGCCGCGGCCCGCGCGCTGGAGAAGCTGGCCGGCCGGCTGAAGGGCATCGCCTATCAGGACATGAAAGCCGCCGGGAACGACCGTGCGCCCGGCACCGAAGCGGAAGACGGCTGGCCCGACATGGGCAGGTGA
- a CDS encoding Crp/Fnr family transcriptional regulator — translation MTTVTAMRTLLDELPQDSRDRLLEHSRPVHFPAGARIFRERQHADRFWIIATGRVELDVHVPGRRNATVDTLVGGALLGCSWLMQPYHWHLGATAVTRVEALEFDAQAVRELCARDPAVGEAVFACVAAAMARRLLSTRSRMVDLDDRAQRAGLDSLAYAR, via the coding sequence ATGACCACCGTCACCGCGATGAGGACGCTGCTGGACGAGTTGCCCCAGGACTCCCGCGACCGGCTCCTGGAGCACTCCCGCCCCGTCCACTTCCCCGCCGGAGCACGCATCTTCCGCGAGCGGCAGCACGCCGACCGCTTCTGGATCATCGCCACCGGCCGGGTCGAGCTCGACGTCCATGTCCCCGGCCGTCGCAACGCGACCGTGGACACCCTGGTCGGCGGTGCGCTGCTCGGTTGTTCCTGGCTCATGCAGCCCTACCACTGGCATCTCGGCGCCACCGCGGTCACCCGGGTGGAGGCCCTCGAGTTCGACGCGCAGGCCGTGCGGGAGCTCTGTGCCCGGGACCCGGCCGTCGGCGAAGCGGTCTTCGCGTGCGTCGCCGCGGCCATGGCACGGCGCCTGCTGTCGACCCGGAGCCGCATGGTCGACCTCGACGACCGGGCACAGCGGGCGGGTCTGGACTCGCTCGCCTACGCCCGCTGA
- a CDS encoding sensor histidine kinase: MKWLRPRLRTLRARLTAGLLVLLAVGCAAVGGAAVIELNGFLTERLDQQLSAAGSAFPASIEHPGAAPDSGGTGNDHDGDEHADTRRQAAGTLGVYERDGRVVDAAVVRGDDDPAGLTADLSAADRRALAAVPVDGRGHRVDLSALGDYRVMAWAGRDGDTLMTGLPLRGVEDAVRRLELVAGGVFGIALVGAGITGALWVRWSLRPLSRIAGTATRVSELPLASGEVALPARVPDTRPRSAEVDQVTLAFNRMLGHVENALTQRQRSEERLRSFSADASHELRTPVASVRGHAELALLHPGPVPPEVTRALERIAAESGRMGAMVDDLLLLARLDAGRPLEREPVDLTRLVLDAVADARAVGTEHRWALRLPEEPVSVGGDAHRLQQLLANLLANARHHTPAGTSVTVGLDRDTDGTAVLTVTDDGPGIPRELQDHLFERFVHGGGPRGAEGGGTGLGLSIVAAVAEAHGGSVAVRSEPGATTFTVRLPRG; this comes from the coding sequence GTGAAGTGGCTCCGGCCCCGGCTGCGCACGCTGCGCGCCCGGCTCACGGCGGGGCTCCTCGTGCTGCTCGCCGTCGGGTGCGCGGCGGTGGGCGGAGCGGCGGTCATCGAGCTGAACGGGTTCCTCACCGAGCGGCTGGACCAGCAGCTCTCGGCTGCGGGCAGCGCGTTCCCCGCGAGCATCGAACATCCCGGCGCGGCGCCCGACTCCGGCGGCACCGGCAACGATCACGACGGCGACGAGCACGCCGACACACGGCGGCAGGCCGCCGGCACGCTCGGCGTCTACGAGCGCGACGGACGGGTCGTGGACGCGGCGGTGGTGCGCGGCGACGACGACCCCGCCGGACTCACCGCCGACCTGTCGGCAGCCGACCGGCGCGCACTGGCCGCGGTGCCCGTGGACGGACGGGGGCACCGCGTCGACCTGTCCGCGCTCGGCGACTACCGGGTCATGGCCTGGGCCGGCCGGGACGGTGACACGCTCATGACCGGGCTCCCGCTGCGCGGCGTCGAGGACGCGGTGCGCCGGCTCGAGCTCGTCGCCGGCGGGGTCTTCGGCATCGCGCTCGTCGGCGCGGGCATCACGGGAGCCCTGTGGGTGCGGTGGTCGCTGCGTCCGCTCAGCCGGATCGCCGGCACCGCGACCCGGGTCAGCGAACTGCCGCTCGCCAGCGGCGAGGTCGCCCTCCCGGCCCGCGTCCCCGACACAAGGCCGCGCAGCGCCGAGGTCGACCAGGTCACGCTCGCCTTCAACCGCATGCTCGGGCACGTCGAGAACGCGCTCACCCAGCGGCAGCGCAGCGAGGAGCGCCTGCGCAGCTTCTCCGCCGACGCCAGCCACGAGCTGCGCACGCCGGTCGCCTCGGTCCGCGGACATGCCGAACTCGCCCTGCTGCACCCCGGCCCCGTACCGCCCGAGGTGACGCGCGCGCTGGAACGGATCGCCGCGGAGTCCGGCCGCATGGGCGCGATGGTCGACGACCTGCTCCTGCTCGCACGGCTCGACGCCGGGCGGCCGCTGGAACGGGAACCGGTGGACCTCACCCGGCTCGTCCTCGACGCCGTGGCCGACGCCCGCGCCGTGGGCACGGAACACCGCTGGGCCCTGCGGCTCCCCGAGGAACCGGTGAGCGTCGGAGGAGACGCCCACCGGCTCCAGCAACTGCTCGCCAACCTCCTCGCCAACGCCCGCCACCACACGCCGGCCGGGACGTCCGTCACGGTGGGCCTGGACCGGGACACGGACGGCACGGCCGTCCTGACCGTCACGGACGACGGCCCCGGCATCCCGCGGGAACTCCAGGACCACCTCTTCGAACGGTTCGTGCACGGCGGCGGACCGCGCGGCGCCGAAGGAGGAGGCACGGGGCTCGGCCTGTCCATCGTGGCGGCGGTGGCGGAGGCACACGGCGGCTCCGTCGCGGTGCGGAGCGAGCCGGGCGCGACGACCTTCACCGTCCGCCTGCCGCGCGGCTGA
- the fdhF gene encoding formate dehydrogenase subunit alpha has translation MTRLQVDGAPVELPAGASLLDAARAVGAWLPTLCHDDRLRPVGSCRTCLVRADGRTVAACVTPAAPGMSVDTTGEELRALRQEAVALIASALPPDALADDSPGELAETARILGIAPATAAAPHRHEPDETHPYVRLDQDLCIACGRCVRMCADVQGTFALTLTGRGSDTAVAPATGGLWAESDCVACGGCVDTCPTGALTQPGPGRGITSRSPRPDTVRTTCGYCGVGCTLDVVVRDGSVAAVLPARDGPVNRGHACVKGRFSYGYLTSAERLTEPLVRQDGVLTPATWDQALDAVAAGLRAAMEQGGPDAVAAISSARATNEENYLVQKFLRTGIGTNNVDNCSRLCHAPSAAGLTAAFGRAGGTDSFDDVERADCLLVVGANPVEAHPVVGARLLSAALDGATLIVADPRNVGLARHADLHLRPRPGTNVALFHGLAHVLVAEGLIDQDFLAERATGLDELCTLLTDYPPERAAEITGVPAGDITAAARAYGRAARPAIVYGLGVTEHLHGTDGVRTLANLAVLRGAVGGTGHGYGISPLRGQNNVQGASDMGALPDLLPGYGPVTDPAARARAEAVWGQQVPRRPGLRIPDMFRSAREGRLRALWIIGEDVCATDPDSRQVAEALDACPMVVVSELFLGETARHADVVLPAASWLEKDGTFVNFDRRFQRVRPAVRPPGTARTDFDVVHAVARTMGADLGCPTPADALSECARLAPDFAGLSYDRLDREGAVPWPCPSPHRPGESTLYTREFATGDGRAHLSAAPYLPPGEVPDADYPLLLVTGRRWAHYNSGSMTRRGGNLLLDGQGRLDLHPLDAARHGVRDGAPVTVESRHGRARLIARVGSDTAPGQVFCAFHFPADGVNALTSPHADTATSCPEYKVTAVRLRPTA, from the coding sequence GTGACACGACTTCAGGTCGACGGCGCGCCCGTCGAACTGCCCGCAGGAGCGAGCCTCCTCGACGCGGCGCGAGCCGTCGGCGCGTGGCTGCCCACCCTGTGCCACGACGACCGTCTGAGGCCGGTCGGATCCTGCAGGACCTGCCTCGTCCGCGCCGACGGACGGACCGTCGCCGCCTGCGTCACACCCGCGGCGCCGGGCATGAGCGTCGACACCACGGGCGAGGAACTCCGCGCTCTGCGGCAGGAAGCCGTCGCCCTCATCGCCTCCGCGCTCCCGCCCGACGCCCTCGCGGACGACTCGCCGGGCGAACTCGCCGAGACGGCCCGCATCCTGGGCATCGCCCCCGCGACGGCCGCCGCCCCGCACCGCCACGAGCCCGACGAGACCCATCCCTACGTCCGTCTCGACCAGGACCTCTGCATCGCCTGCGGACGCTGCGTGCGCATGTGCGCCGACGTACAGGGCACCTTCGCCCTCACCCTCACCGGACGCGGATCCGACACGGCCGTCGCCCCCGCCACCGGCGGCCTCTGGGCCGAGTCCGACTGCGTGGCCTGCGGCGGCTGCGTCGACACCTGCCCCACCGGAGCCCTCACCCAGCCCGGACCCGGCCGGGGCATCACCTCACGGAGCCCCCGCCCCGACACGGTCCGCACCACCTGCGGGTACTGCGGAGTGGGCTGCACCCTCGACGTCGTCGTACGGGACGGCTCGGTCGCCGCCGTCCTGCCGGCCCGTGACGGTCCGGTCAACCGCGGGCACGCCTGTGTCAAGGGCCGCTTCTCGTACGGATACCTCACCTCCGCCGAGCGCCTCACCGAACCCCTCGTCCGCCAGGACGGCGTCCTGACACCGGCCACCTGGGACCAGGCGCTCGACGCCGTCGCCGCCGGACTACGGGCCGCCATGGAACAGGGCGGTCCCGACGCGGTCGCCGCGATCTCCTCCGCCCGCGCCACCAACGAGGAGAACTACCTCGTCCAGAAGTTCCTGCGCACCGGCATAGGCACCAACAACGTCGACAACTGCTCCCGCCTGTGCCACGCGCCGTCCGCCGCCGGACTCACCGCCGCCTTCGGACGGGCGGGCGGCACCGACTCCTTCGACGACGTGGAACGGGCCGACTGCCTGCTCGTCGTCGGCGCCAACCCCGTCGAGGCGCACCCCGTCGTCGGAGCGCGACTGCTCAGCGCGGCCCTCGACGGCGCCACCCTGATCGTCGCCGACCCCCGGAACGTCGGCCTCGCCCGCCACGCGGACCTCCACCTGCGGCCCCGTCCCGGGACCAACGTCGCGCTCTTCCACGGCCTCGCCCACGTCCTGGTCGCCGAGGGCCTCATCGACCAGGACTTCCTGGCCGAGCGCGCCACCGGGCTCGACGAACTCTGCACGCTCCTGACCGACTACCCGCCCGAGCGCGCCGCCGAGATCACCGGCGTTCCCGCCGGCGACATCACCGCAGCGGCACGGGCCTACGGCAGGGCCGCCCGCCCCGCGATCGTCTACGGACTCGGCGTCACAGAGCACCTGCACGGCACCGACGGCGTCCGCACCCTGGCCAATCTGGCCGTCCTGCGCGGCGCCGTCGGCGGCACGGGCCACGGCTACGGCATCAGCCCGCTGCGTGGCCAGAACAACGTCCAGGGAGCCTCCGACATGGGCGCCCTGCCCGACCTGCTGCCCGGCTACGGCCCGGTCACCGACCCCGCCGCGCGGGCCCGTGCCGAAGCGGTCTGGGGCCAGCAGGTCCCGCGGCGACCCGGGTTGAGGATCCCCGACATGTTCCGGTCCGCCCGCGAAGGCCGGCTCCGCGCCCTGTGGATCATCGGCGAGGACGTGTGCGCGACCGACCCGGACAGCCGTCAGGTGGCCGAAGCGCTGGACGCGTGCCCCATGGTCGTCGTCAGCGAGCTGTTCCTCGGGGAGACGGCCCGGCACGCGGACGTGGTCCTGCCCGCCGCGTCCTGGCTCGAGAAGGACGGCACGTTCGTCAACTTCGACCGCCGCTTCCAGCGGGTACGTCCCGCCGTCCGGCCCCCGGGTACGGCCCGCACCGACTTCGACGTCGTGCACGCCGTGGCCAGGACCATGGGCGCCGACCTGGGCTGTCCGACCCCCGCCGACGCCCTGTCCGAGTGCGCTCGGCTGGCACCCGATTTCGCCGGGCTCTCGTACGACCGGCTCGACCGGGAGGGTGCGGTGCCCTGGCCCTGTCCATCCCCCCACCGACCTGGCGAATCCACCCTGTACACGCGGGAGTTCGCCACCGGCGACGGCCGCGCCCACCTGAGCGCCGCCCCCTACCTGCCGCCCGGCGAGGTGCCGGACGCCGACTACCCGCTCCTGCTCGTCACCGGACGCCGCTGGGCCCACTACAACTCCGGCAGCATGACCCGGCGAGGCGGCAACCTCCTTCTCGACGGGCAGGGACGCCTCGACCTGCACCCGCTGGACGCCGCACGCCACGGCGTACGCGACGGTGCCCCGGTGACCGTCGAGAGCCGGCACGGCCGGGCCCGGCTGATCGCACGGGTGGGATCCGACACGGCGCCCGGGCAGGTCTTCTGCGCCTTCCACTTCCCCGCCGACGGAGTCAACGCCCTGACGTCCCCGCACGCGGACACGGCGACGTCCTGCCCGGAGTACAAGGTCACCGCCGTGCGGCTGCGCCCGACCGCGTGA
- a CDS encoding helix-turn-helix domain-containing protein: MTRTQHTGPQAAAEGTKTSTRESPATGVGGQSDLGRRLVARREALGLSREDLARLCGVDGNYIGYLEEHAASPSIGTLVRIADALGVTVDDLTGASSGHVQGRSSERRDASLETLDTAECLRLLGTHGIGRIAVFTVEGPAVFPVNYLVTGDTIAFRTAAEAVIASATETEVAFEIDRIDDVTAEGWSVLAVGELEATTDEEQRNLSALARSRPWAGGPRTLWMKLDPVRLTGRRVVHR; this comes from the coding sequence ATGACCAGGACCCAGCACACCGGGCCGCAGGCGGCCGCCGAAGGAACGAAGACCTCCACCCGGGAGTCCCCGGCGACCGGTGTCGGCGGGCAGTCGGATCTCGGCCGGCGCCTGGTCGCCCGCCGTGAGGCGCTCGGGCTGAGCCGTGAGGATCTCGCCCGGCTCTGCGGCGTGGACGGGAACTACATCGGCTACCTGGAGGAACACGCGGCCTCACCCTCCATCGGCACCCTGGTACGGATCGCCGACGCCCTCGGAGTCACCGTCGACGATCTGACCGGTGCGAGCTCCGGCCACGTGCAGGGCCGCTCCTCCGAGCGGCGCGACGCCTCGCTCGAAACACTGGACACGGCCGAGTGCCTCCGGCTGCTCGGCACCCATGGAATCGGCCGCATCGCCGTCTTCACCGTCGAGGGGCCCGCGGTCTTTCCCGTCAACTACCTGGTCACGGGAGACACGATCGCGTTCCGCACGGCGGCGGAAGCCGTCATCGCGAGCGCGACGGAGACCGAGGTCGCCTTCGAGATCGATCGAATCGACGACGTCACGGCCGAAGGGTGGAGCGTCCTGGCCGTCGGCGAACTCGAAGCCACCACGGACGAGGAGCAGCGGAACCTGAGTGCGCTCGCCCGCTCCCGGCCCTGGGCGGGAGGTCCTCGCACGCTCTGGATGAAGCTCGACCCCGTACGGCTCACCGGCCGTCGTGTCGTGCACCGCTGA
- a CDS encoding CBS domain-containing protein, which yields MRHRAVADLMTPTAVTVRRATPFKEIARLLTDFDITAVPVVDEADHLIGVVSEADLLRRRSPDVASTAERLMTSPAVAARPEWSVVRAARVMRQNQVKRLPVVEPDGRVIGILSRSDLIRLFLRRDHEIQEEIIEDVLTHALAVPVSAVTVQVDDGLVTLSGSVPDPGLLPVVLRLCQSVDGVVDVDCRLTSSAPVPDRT from the coding sequence ATGAGACATCGAGCCGTCGCGGATCTCATGACGCCCACCGCGGTCACCGTCCGGCGTGCGACCCCGTTCAAGGAGATCGCGCGGCTGCTCACGGACTTCGACATCACGGCGGTGCCGGTGGTGGACGAGGCGGACCACCTGATCGGTGTGGTCTCCGAGGCGGATCTGCTGCGCCGTCGCTCCCCGGACGTCGCGAGCACGGCGGAGCGGCTCATGACGAGTCCCGCCGTCGCCGCCCGCCCTGAGTGGAGCGTCGTGCGCGCCGCCCGGGTCATGCGGCAGAACCAGGTCAAACGGCTGCCCGTGGTCGAGCCGGACGGCCGGGTGATCGGCATCCTCAGCCGCAGCGACCTCATCCGGCTCTTCCTGCGGCGGGATCACGAGATCCAGGAGGAGATCATCGAGGACGTCCTCACCCACGCCCTGGCCGTGCCGGTCTCGGCCGTCACCGTGCAGGTCGACGACGGCCTGGTGACCCTCAGCGGGAGCGTGCCCGACCCCGGCCTCCTGCCGGTCGTCCTCCGCCTCTGCCAGAGCGTGGACGGCGTCGTCGACGTCGACTGCCGGCTCACCTCCTCCGCACCCGTCCCCGACAGGACGTGA
- a CDS encoding Crp/Fnr family transcriptional regulator: MSTPSPTRISAGMPADCRAQLMELAREVNFDAGERLFHEGGHADRFWVVRSGTVTLDAHVPGRRPAVIERLDSGELVGCSWLFKPYVWHLGAEATSPVRTYEFDAARVRLLMDADPRFGSAIALWVADVLAHRLLAARVRLLDLYAPYGSGTQV; encoded by the coding sequence ATGAGCACACCGTCGCCCACCCGCATCTCGGCGGGGATGCCCGCCGACTGCCGCGCGCAGCTGATGGAGCTGGCGCGCGAGGTCAATTTCGACGCGGGGGAGCGCCTTTTCCACGAGGGTGGCCACGCCGACCGGTTCTGGGTCGTGCGGTCGGGAACCGTGACGCTCGACGCTCACGTCCCGGGCAGGCGCCCGGCCGTCATCGAGCGGCTCGACTCAGGTGAACTGGTCGGCTGCTCATGGCTGTTCAAGCCGTACGTGTGGCACCTGGGCGCCGAGGCGACGAGCCCGGTGCGCACCTACGAGTTCGACGCGGCCCGCGTGCGCCTGCTGATGGACGCGGACCCGCGCTTCGGCTCGGCGATCGCTCTCTGGGTCGCGGACGTCCTCGCCCATCGTCTGCTGGCCGCCCGGGTCCGCCTGCTGGATCTCTACGCGCCGTACGGCAGCGGGACACAGGTGTGA
- a CDS encoding response regulator transcription factor: protein MNSRPAGMTRPDGAPVRVLVVDDEPDLAEVVTGALRYEGWEVRSAGTAREAVRTARDFLPDAVVLDIMLPDRDGLAVLRELRAAQPHVCVLFLTARDTVEDRIAGITAGGDDYVTKPFSLGELVARLRGLLRRAGMTREREAASLIVVGDLELDEDAHEVTRGGEPVDLSPTEFQLLRCLMRNARQVLSKAQLLDMVWSYDFGGQAHVVELYISYLRKKIDAGRAPMIHTVRGAGYVLKPVSR from the coding sequence ATGAACTCACGCCCCGCGGGCATGACCCGCCCCGACGGCGCCCCGGTGCGCGTCCTGGTCGTCGACGACGAACCCGATCTCGCCGAGGTCGTCACCGGCGCGCTGCGCTACGAGGGCTGGGAGGTGCGCAGCGCGGGCACGGCGCGCGAGGCCGTTCGCACGGCCCGCGACTTCCTGCCCGACGCCGTCGTCCTGGACATCATGCTGCCGGACCGCGACGGGCTCGCCGTGCTGCGCGAGCTGCGTGCCGCCCAGCCGCACGTGTGCGTGCTGTTCCTGACCGCGCGCGACACCGTCGAGGACCGGATCGCCGGGATCACAGCGGGCGGCGACGACTACGTGACCAAACCGTTCAGCCTCGGCGAGCTCGTCGCCCGGCTGCGCGGACTGCTGCGCCGCGCCGGGATGACCAGGGAACGGGAGGCCGCCTCACTGATCGTCGTAGGGGATCTGGAACTGGACGAGGACGCGCACGAGGTGACACGCGGCGGCGAGCCGGTCGACCTGTCGCCCACCGAGTTCCAGCTGCTGCGCTGCCTGATGCGCAACGCACGGCAGGTCCTCAGCAAGGCCCAGCTGCTCGACATGGTCTGGTCCTACGACTTCGGCGGCCAGGCCCACGTGGTCGAGCTGTACATCTCGTATCTCCGCAAGAAGATCGACGCGGGCCGCGCACCGATGATCCACACCGTGCGGGGCGCGGGCTACGTTCTGAAGCCGGTGAGCCGGTGA
- a CDS encoding universal stress protein has translation MRSSVVVGVDGSDASLTALDWAVDEATRHGHPLRIVNASLWERYEGVVPRWATDRPSGQVLAENIVGMAEDRARTRAPSLALSGEVLAEDAAGALLQEGQEALMVVVGSQGRGEVRDLLLGSVGLIVAARCHGPVVVVRGDRHALEAHHQRVLLAVGEHDVDSSAVRFAFREAAVRDVDLDVVHTWREPAHEQVDHPLLVGAPRSYSAHQASELLDKALEPVLRAYPEVRYHRATVEGPAHRVLIQRSAAADLLVVGARRQRHVVGLELGRVAHRALHHASCPVAVVPQERRSTESDV, from the coding sequence ATGCGATCGTCCGTGGTGGTGGGCGTCGACGGATCCGACGCCAGTCTCACAGCCCTGGACTGGGCGGTCGACGAAGCGACACGGCACGGGCACCCGCTGCGTATCGTGAACGCCTCGCTGTGGGAGCGGTACGAGGGCGTCGTCCCCAGGTGGGCGACGGACCGGCCCTCGGGACAGGTGCTGGCGGAGAACATCGTCGGCATGGCCGAGGACCGGGCCCGGACCCGCGCCCCCAGCCTGGCCCTGTCCGGGGAGGTGCTCGCCGAGGACGCGGCCGGCGCACTGCTCCAGGAGGGGCAGGAGGCGCTGATGGTGGTCGTCGGCTCCCAAGGGCGTGGCGAGGTCCGGGATCTGCTGCTCGGATCGGTGGGGCTCATCGTGGCCGCACGGTGCCACGGCCCCGTCGTGGTCGTCCGTGGGGACCGGCACGCTCTCGAGGCACATCACCAGCGCGTCCTGCTGGCCGTCGGCGAACACGACGTCGACTCGTCCGCCGTGCGTTTCGCCTTTCGCGAGGCGGCCGTCCGGGACGTCGACCTCGACGTCGTGCACACCTGGCGCGAACCCGCCCATGAGCAGGTCGACCACCCCCTCCTCGTCGGCGCACCCCGTTCCTACAGTGCCCACCAGGCCTCGGAGCTCCTCGACAAAGCGCTGGAACCGGTGCTGCGCGCGTACCCCGAAGTCCGGTACCACCGGGCCACCGTCGAAGGCCCCGCGCACCGGGTGCTGATCCAGCGCTCCGCCGCGGCCGATCTGCTGGTCGTCGGAGCGCGCCGGCAACGGCACGTCGTCGGCCTGGAACTGGGCCGAGTCGCCCACCGCGCCCTGCACCACGCGTCCTGCCCGGTCGCCGTCGTACCCCAGGAACGCCGTTCCACCGAGTCGGACGTGTGA
- a CDS encoding SHOCT domain-containing protein: MMFWYDHDVSGWGWFAMSAGMILFWVLIITVAVLLFRALDRPHEHTHAPAAPSAEDILRERLARGELDEEDYRSRLNTLRGGPDATR, from the coding sequence ATGATGTTCTGGTACGACCATGACGTGAGCGGCTGGGGCTGGTTCGCGATGTCGGCCGGCATGATCCTCTTCTGGGTGCTGATCATCACCGTGGCGGTGCTGCTCTTCCGCGCTCTCGACCGGCCGCACGAGCACACGCACGCGCCCGCCGCCCCCTCGGCGGAGGACATCCTGCGCGAGCGTCTGGCCCGCGGTGAGCTGGACGAGGAGGACTACCGGAGCCGGCTGAACACGCTGCGCGGCGGCCCGGACGCCACACGCTGA